One genomic segment of Helianthus annuus cultivar XRQ/B chromosome 14, HanXRQr2.0-SUNRISE, whole genome shotgun sequence includes these proteins:
- the LOC110904008 gene encoding WD40 repeat-containing protein HOS15: MTNLTASELNYMVFRYLQESGFLHTAFNFGHEADIQREANIDPTSVPPGALVTFVQSGIQYLEMKANLKIDDSDIADDFVFVKPFDLLNMNVEELKQNIEKNRVLQAAMNLQSLRKGKEREDSEIVGKGKEKIDDDVNYKLNESVAFGGLEPMHFAPSSTLQPWVRYRGVRSRDVLALEGHSAEVFACAWSPAGLVLASGSGDSTARIWRISDRSNSTSAINRLASMHVLRHFEARSKEKRKGVLTLDWNFDGTLLATGSHAGVTRIWHASGEMKSILMKHDGPIFSVKWNKKGDCVLTGGFDRSGVVWDINTNKLIQQFDFHSGSILDVDWRTNRTFATGSTDTLIYVCKIGESQPVKRISGHKDQVNCVKWDPSCMLLASCSDDTTAKIWRMEQHMPVHDFKDHDKEVYTITWSPTGPATNNPNKKLLLASASLDSTVKLWDVSSGGLFGSLNGHRDAVYCLAFSPNGEYLATGSEDRLMNIWSVKDGMIVKTYFCKGSVSQVCWNKEGNKIAYGTRKNSVCISDFRM; this comes from the exons ATGACCAACCTCACAGCCAGTGAGTTGAATTACATGGTCTTCCGATACCTTCAAGAATCAG GTTTTTTACATACAGCTTTTAATTTCGGACATGAGGCGGATATCCAGAGGGAAGCCAACATTGATCCAACTTCGGTTCCACCTGGAGCCCTTGTCACCTTTGTACAGAGTGGAATTCAGTATCTTGAAATGAAAGCAAATTTAAAAATT GATGATTCAGATATAGCGGATGATTTTGTATTCGTAAAACCTTTTGACCTCCTTAATATGAATGTTGAGGAACTAAAACAAAATATAGAAAAGAATAGGGTTCTTCAGGCTGCAATGAACCTTCAGAGTCTACGTAAGGGGAAAGAAAGAGAGGATAGCGAGATAGTTGGTAAGGGTAAGGAAAAGATAGATGACGACGTTAACTATAAACTTAACGAAAGTGTGGCATTTGGAG GACTTGAACCAATGCATTTTGCTCCCTCTTCAACACTCCAACCTTGGGTACGGTATCGTGGGGTCCGTAGTCGCGATGTATTGGCCTTGGAAGGACATTCTGCTGAG GTTTTTGCCTGTGCTTGGAGTCCAGCAGGTTTAGTTCTCGCATCCGG GTCCGGAGACTCGACAGCTAGGATTTGGAGAATTTCAGATAGGAGTAACAGCACTAGTGCTATTAACAGGCTTGCTAGTATGCATGTACTGCGACATTTCGAAGCTAGATCAAAAGAAAAACGAAAAGGCGTCTTAACACTCGATTGGAAC TTTGACGGGACGCTTCTGGCCACGGGTTCACACGCTGGTGTGACTCGAATCTGGCATGCATCTG GTGAGATGAAGAGTATCTTGATGAAACACGATGGACCGATATTTTCTGTTAAGTGGAATAAGAAGGGTGATTGTGTTCTTACTGGAGGCTTTGACCGAAGCGGTGTTGTTTGGGACATTAACACTAATAAATTGATCCAACAATTCGACTTCCATTCAG GTTCTATCCTGGATGTTGATTGGCGAACGAATCGCACGTTTGCCACCGGCTCAACTGATACACTGATCTATGTTTGCAAAATCGGCGAAAGTCAACCAGTCAAAAGAATTTCTGGGCATAAG GATCAAGTTAATTGTGTTAAATGGGATCCAAGTTGTATGCTATTGGCTTCCTGCTCGGATGATACAACGGCAAAG ATATGGAGGATGGAGCAGCACATGCCTGTTCATGATTTCAAAGATCATGATAAG GAGGTATACACAATCACGTGGAGTCCCACCGGACCCGCAACAAACAATCCCAACAAGAAGTTACTGTTGGCAAG TGCTTCATTAGACTCGACGGTGAAGCTATGGGATGTCTCGTCTGGAGGACTTTTCGGCAGCTTGAACGGCCACAG GGACGCAGTGTATTGTTTGGCGTTTAGTCCAAACGGTGAGTATCTGGCAACTGGTTCTGAGGACAGGTTGATGAACATATGGTCAGTAAAAGATGGGATGATTGTGAAAACCTATTTCTGTAAGGGGAGTGTGTCTCAAGTGTGCTGGAACAAGGAAGGTAACAAGATTGCTTATGGTACGCGTAAGAACAGTGTTTGTATTTCGGATTTCCGAATGTGA